In Roseibium algicola, the DNA window GGCTAGGCGCATATGGCTCAGATCACGGTTACCATCAACGGCAAGTCCTTCCGCATGGCCTGCGATGACGGCGAGGAAGAGCGCCTGATGGGCCTTGCTGCCCGTTTCGATGGCTGGATCAACGACTTGCGAGGCGCCTTCGGCGAAATCGGCGACCAGCGCCTGACGGTAATGGCCGGCATCATGGCGGCCGACCAGCTTTCGGAACTGGAGCGCAAGATCGCCCGGCTTGAAGAACAGCTGGCCGATGCCAAGAAACAGCAGGTGGCCGCGCTCGACAACATGAGCCAGAACGAAGAAGAGCTGTCGCGTGCCGTCAATACTGCCGCCGCTCGGATCGAAAGCCTTGCGGACGGTCTTTCCAAGAGCTTGCGAGCCCAGGACAACGCCTGAGGCGACTGCCGATCCGGCCAGACGGCAACGGAGAGTGCCCGCAACTTCGTTTGTGATGAAATCCATGCCGCACTGGTAATTGCCGCCGCACCGGATTATATGCGGTAATTGCGGCTGCCCGATACGTCAGGAACATTATCCCCGGGGCCTTACGCATTCCCTTGGGAGCTGTCCCTGCGCTGGGCCGTGGTCCGTTGCATACGGCGCCCACCTACATTGTAGGTTTCCCGGGATTGCAAATCCAACGGTCGGGCGGCTGCGCGTTTCCTTTTCAGGACGCGGGCCGATCCATTCTATTCGAGGCCCCATGACCGACCTTTCCTCCATTGCTGCCGAAAAAGACAGTCTTCGCAAGCAGGTGCTTGCCCGCCGCAAGGCAATGCCGGAGGTGGAGCGGATCGAACACAGCCTGATGCTCAGCGATCACGCCGAAGATCTGCCACTGCCGGCAGGAGCAGTTGTTGCTGGGTTCTGGCCGATCCGGGACGAAATTGACCCGCGCCCGCTGATGGACCGCCTGCGCCAGCTTGGGCACCCCCTGTGCCTGCCCGTGATGACCGGCCCGAGCCTCATCTTCCGCCGCCTGGAGCGGGATACGGAACTGGTTTCCGCCGGTTTCGGCACCTCCGAACCCGGCCCCTCTGCCGAGGAAGTGCGCCCGGATGTTCTTCTGATGCCGCTTGCCGGCTTTGACGGCAAAGGCACGC includes these proteins:
- the zapA gene encoding cell division protein ZapA produces the protein MAQITVTINGKSFRMACDDGEEERLMGLAARFDGWINDLRGAFGEIGDQRLTVMAGIMAADQLSELERKIARLEEQLADAKKQQVAALDNMSQNEEELSRAVNTAAARIESLADGLSKSLRAQDNA
- a CDS encoding 5-formyltetrahydrofolate cyclo-ligase, with translation MTDLSSIAAEKDSLRKQVLARRKAMPEVERIEHSLMLSDHAEDLPLPAGAVVAGFWPIRDEIDPRPLMDRLRQLGHPLCLPVMTGPSLIFRRLERDTELVSAGFGTSEPGPSAEEVRPDVLLMPLAGFDGKGTRIGYGKAFYDITIAQLQHSGPLLCIGLAFSVQEVDRVPAEAHDKPLNGILTEQGYRAFG